From the Sphingobium yanoikuyae genome, the window CGGCGCACCAGTTCGGCCTCGTCCGGGGTGCGTTGCAGGGCGGCATGATAATCGCGCTGCGCCCCGGCCTGGTCGCCGGTCATGTCGCGCGCAAGGCCACGGTCGCCCTGGATGGTCGCTTCGGGATAGCCGGCACGGGTCGCTTGGTCGAACAGACGCAGCGCTTCGGCCGGGTTCTGCATCTTCAGCATGACCCGGCCCAGGCCCGCCTTGGTGCGTCCATTATTGGGCTGGATCGCATCGGCGCGGGCAAAGAAACCGGCGGCCGCGCGGGCATCGTCCAGCTCCAGCGCGGCTTCGCCCGCCCCCACCAACGCGTTGAAATCCCGCGGATTGGTAGCCAGCTTCGCCAGATTATTGTTGAGGTCCGCGGCGCCCGAGGGCCGGACCAGATCGGCCTGGTCGGTTTGCGCCTGCGCAGCCGTCGCAAGAAGCAGGCTGCCGAGAATCCATAGATGAGATCGTGTCACATGGCCCCCTTAGCGGATCGCGGAAGCAATGGGAAATGACCTGCACAAAAAAGCGCGCCGGGTCGCCCGAAGCGACCGACGGCGCGCCTTTGGCAGGCCGGTGCGGGCCTGTGCCCGCACGCTGGCCTTACTGGTTGTTCTGGCGGTTGAGGAAGCGCGGGATATCCAGACCCTGCGTGCCTTCTTCGGTGCCCGGTGCCTTTTCGCTGCCACGGGTAAGGCCCGCCATACGCTCGAACAGCGTGCCACCGGTCGCGACGCGCGGCGCCGGCTGGGCGGGCTTGGGCGCGGCTTCCGGTGCGGTCGGTTCGGCCGCTTCGGCGCCGAGCAGCAGTTCGTCCTGCGAGGGATCCTCGTCGGAGAAGACGGCGGCGGGACGCGCAGGTGCGAAGGCCGGCGGCGCCTTTTCGGCGGCAGGCGCAGCGATCGGCGCGGGCGCCGGGGCTTCGGGCACGTCCAGTTCCAGCGCTTCGGGCTCAGGCGCGGCAACCGGGGCCGGCACAGCAGCGACCGGCGCGGCCGGGGCGGGTGCGGCCACCGGTGCCGGGCGCGGCGCCTGCGGCACGGCGACGGCCGGACGGCTGGCGAAGCTGAACGGCTGGGTCAGAGGTGCGGCCTGGCTGCCGACTTCATTGTCGATGCCGGTCGCGACGACCGACACGCGGATCTTGCCGTTCAGATTGTCGTTGAAGGCGCTGCCCCAGATGATGTTCGCATCGGGATCGACCAGTTCGCGGATATGGTTGGCCGCTTCGTCGACTTCCATCAGGCGCATGTCGTCGCCGCCGACGATCGACACGATCACGCCCTTGGCGCCGCGCATCGACACGCCGTCGAGCAGCGGGTTGGCGATCGCCTTTTCCGCGGCTTGGAGCGCACGGCCGTCGCCTTCCGCTTCGCCGGTGCCCATCATCGCCTTGCCCATTTCGCCCATCACCGAACGGACGTCGGCAAAGTCGAGGTTGATGAGGCCCGGCATGATCATCAGGTCGGTGATCGAGCGCACGCCCTGCTGCAGCACCTCGTCCGCCATCTGGAACGCTTCCTTGAAGGTCGTGTTCGGGTTGGCGATCAGGAACAGATTCTGGTTCGGGATGACGATCAGCGTGTCGACATGCTTCTGCAGCTCGTCGATGCCGCTTTCCGCCGACTTCATGCGGCGATTGCCCTCGAAGGTGAAGGGCTTGGTCACGACGCCGACGGTCAGGATGCCCTTTTCACGCGCAGCCTTGGCAATGACCGGGGCCGCGCCGGTGCCGGTGCCGCCGCCCATGCCGGCGGTGATGAAGCACATATGGGCGCCTTCCAGCGCCTGTTCGACGGTGATGATGGTTTCTTCCGCAGCCGCGCGACCGATTTCGGGACGCGAACCGGCGCCCAGACCCTCGGTGATCTGCGGGCCAAGCTGGATGCGCCGTTCGGCCGGCGAGGCGTTCAGCGCCTGCGCGTCGGTATTGGCGACGATGAAGTCGACGCCCTCTACGCTGGCCGCGATCATGTTCGCGATGGCGTTACCGCCTGCACCGCCAACGCCTATCACCGCAATGCGTGGCTTCAATTCGTCCACATGCGGCGGGCTGATCTCGATGCTCATATACTTTGCTCCCTCAGCTTCCTCGTCAGGAAGTGACAACCGTCATCAATTGTTAACACCAGAAAATAGAGTATTTCACCTGCTATTTTCGTTTTCGTTCAAATTCGCTCAGTAATTCGTCCGCATCGCCCGCATCATGCGCTGCCACCATTGCGGGGCGCCCAGACGATGCACGGTTTGCGGCGCAGGCGCCATCGCCCTAAGATCAACCGGGTTTGAAGCGCCGTAAAGCGCCAATCCGGCCAAAGTAGCGAAGGCCGGGCCACTATGCGCTTCGGGCATGGCTGACAAGCCACGCGGGCGACCGACCCGCACCGCACGCCCCAGCGCACCTTGCGCATAGTCGGCAATGCCCTTCATCTCCGCGCCACCACCGGTCAGCACGACCTGGCGCCCGGTGCTGTTGAAGCCCATGCCGGCCAGCGCCGCATTCACTTCCGCCATGATCTGGTTCAGTCGTTCGCAGATGACGCCGACCAGCG encodes:
- the ftsZ gene encoding cell division protein FtsZ, with amino-acid sequence MSIEISPPHVDELKPRIAVIGVGGAGGNAIANMIAASVEGVDFIVANTDAQALNASPAERRIQLGPQITEGLGAGSRPEIGRAAAEETIITVEQALEGAHMCFITAGMGGGTGTGAAPVIAKAAREKGILTVGVVTKPFTFEGNRRMKSAESGIDELQKHVDTLIVIPNQNLFLIANPNTTFKEAFQMADEVLQQGVRSITDLMIMPGLINLDFADVRSVMGEMGKAMMGTGEAEGDGRALQAAEKAIANPLLDGVSMRGAKGVIVSIVGGDDMRLMEVDEAANHIRELVDPDANIIWGSAFNDNLNGKIRVSVVATGIDNEVGSQAAPLTQPFSFASRPAVAVPQAPRPAPVAAPAPAAPVAAVPAPVAAPEPEALELDVPEAPAPAPIAAPAAEKAPPAFAPARPAAVFSDEDPSQDELLLGAEAAEPTAPEAAPKPAQPAPRVATGGTLFERMAGLTRGSEKAPGTEEGTQGLDIPRFLNRQNNQ